In the genome of Hyphomicrobium sp. ghe19, the window ATGCAGGCAGCACAAAAAGCAGAATCTCAGGATGTCGGTAGCGGACAGGGCGCCGAGTCTCCGACGAGCGCGGTAGAGGGCCGCGGTCAGAAGGTTCGTGCGATGCTGAAGGTTCAGCTCGGCGACGAGGTCTATTCGAGCTGGTTCAAGAGCTTGGAATTCGAAAGCTTCGACGGGCGGATCGTCAAGGTTTCGGTGCCTGTGAAATTCGTCCGCAACTGGATTCAAGAACATTATTCCGATCATCTGCTGCACTGCTCGCGCATAGAGTTCGCGACCGTCGAACGCGTCGAAGTGGTTTGGCGCCAGCCGGGCGCGGTTGCGCAGCGACCGGGCGAGGTGCGTTCTCAAGACGCGAACCATGCGGTGATTGCAGCGACGCCTCCGCCGGCTGCCCACACCGATCTTCCGCAGCGTCCCGCGGCTTTGCGCGCGCCGGTGCTTCCGGTGCAGAGAACGTCGGCTGGCGGCCTCGAAGGCTCGCCGCTCGACCCGCGCTATACATTCGACAGTTTCGTCGTCGGCGCCTCGAACCGCATGGCGCATGCGGGCGCGACGCAGGTCGCGGAAACGGTTCTTTCCGGCGCACCGGGATACAATCCGCTCTATATTCACTCGCAGGTCGGCCTTGGCAAAAGCCACCTTCTTCACGCCATCGCCTGGGAAGTGAAGAAGCGCGCGCCGAACGCTCAGGTACTGTATCTGACGGCGGAACGCTTCCGCTATCAGTTCGTCGAGGCTCTCCGCTCGTCCGATCCGTTGGCTTTCAAGGAGCGGTTCCGCAACATCAACATGTTGCTGATCGACGACCTCGAATTCCTGCAGGGCGAACGTACGGAGCAGGAGTTCGATCACATCATCAACGCGCTGCTCGACGGCGGCAAACAGGTCGTCGTCGCGTCGGCACGGGCTCCCAATCAGATCGAGCGCCTCAACGAACGCATGCGTTCGCGCCTGCAGCGCGGCCTCGTTACCGAGCTTCAATCGCTCGATCACGAGCTGCGGCTCAAGGTGCTGGACAAGCGGCTCGCCGAGAAGCGTGCGGCGGACCCGTCGTTCTCGCTGTCGCGGGATGTCGTCGATCTTCTGGCGCTGAGGCTTACGGAGAACGGCCGCGAGCTCGAGGGTGCTGTCACGCGCCTTTATGCAACGTGGCAGTATATGCGGACGCCGATCACGCTCGATATCGCCGAGACCGTCATTCGCGATCTCGTGCAGAATCTCGAGCCGCGCCGGATCAAGATCGAAGACATTCTGCGGATCATTTCGCGGCATTACGGTGTGTCGAAGGGCGATCTCCTGTCGCAGAGGCGTCATCGTTCCGTCGTCTGGCCGCGCCAGATCGGAATGTATCTCGCCAAGCATCTGACGGCACGGTCGCTCCCGGAAATCGGACGCCGTTTCGGTGGCCGCGACCACACGACCGTTTTGCATGCGATCCGCAAAATCGAGGGCGAAATCAGCAAGAATCCGAACCTCGGAGACGAGCTTGAGGAGCTGAAGAGGCTTCTCAACCACTGACCGCAAAGTCACCCCTTGCGGCCTGATGCGACGAAGGGCCGGCACACCAACCCCCTGGAGTGCCGGCCTCGCCGTTTTTGGCCTGCAAAAGGCCGCGCGGCGGGGGGGCCTGGCCGGTTGAGCGGCCATTCTCTGGCCTGTCTCTGGTCCGTATCCGGGCGGTTCTTTGGCCGGTTCTCGGCTGGCCAATACATCTTGCTTGAAAAGATGCCATCTTTCGGCTCTGATCCTGCTCCGCGGGCGATTCCGTTCAAGGGGAAGCTTCGGGCCAACCGTTCTTTGCGCGTGACGCCACGGCGGTTTCAGGCCGCCATTCCACGCGCAATTTCATAGTCAATGCTGAGGATAGATATGCGTCTCGAGATCGAACGTGGGGAACTCTTGAAGGCGCTAAGCCACGTTACGAGCGTCGTCGAACGCCGCACGACGATACCGATCCTTTCGAACATCATGCTGAAAGCGACCGGCGACGTTCTGATGTTCAAGGCGACGGACCTCGAGCGCGAGGTCAGCGAGAGCGTCAGCGCGAAAGTTGCGACGCCCGGTACGCTCACGGTTCCTGCACACGTTTTGCACGACATCGTGCGTAAGCTTCCGGATGGCGCCGAGATCGAGATGAAGCGCGACGGCGACAAGGAGCGCCTGACGATCACGTCGGGTCATTCGCGTTTCAGCCTGCAGATGTTGTCGGCCGACGACTTCCCGGATCTGGCGGTCGGCGAGATCGGCCATGAGTTCACGATCGAAGCTGGAGACTTGAAGCGGCTGATCGACAAGACGCGCTTCGCGATCTCGACGGAAGAAACGCGCTACTACCTCAACGGCATCTATCTGCATCCGGCCGAGACCAACGGCACCAAGACGCTGCGCGCGGTCGCGACCGACGGTCACCGCCTCGCGCAGGTGGAGCTGCCTTTGCCGAAGGGCGCGGAAGGCATGCCGGGCGTTATCGTACCGCGGAAGACGGTGCACGAGCTTGCGCGGCTTCTCGAAGACACGAGCGCGAAAGTCAAAGTCGGCGTTTCGCAGACGAAGGTCAGGTTCGAGATCGGGCCGGTCGTTTTGACGTCGAAGCTGATCGACGGCACGTTCCCCGATTACGGCCGCGTCATTCCGCACAACAACGACAAGGAAATGAAAGTCCCGAACGCATCGTTCAAGAGCGCGGTCGACCGCGTGTCGACGATTGCGAGCGAACGCGGGCGCGCCGTCAAGCTCAACGTCGGCAAGGACAAGCTGATCCTGACGGTGAACAATCCGGAAGGCGGCAGCGCGACGGAAGAGATTTCCGTCGGCTATTCGTCCGGTCCGCTCGAGATCGGCTTCAACGCGCGCTATCTGCTCGACATCGCCGATCAGCTCGAGAGCGAAGATGCGCGGTTTCTGCTCGCCGATCCCGGCTCGCCGACGATGGTGCGCGACGGCGGCGACGGCAGCGCGCTTTATGTGCTCATGCCGATGCGGGTGTAGGCAGGGGTCCGCCGCTCGATTTCTCCTCCCCGACGGGGAGGGGTTAGGGTGGGGTGACGATCAGTTCCGTCTCCCCATTTCTGCACTCAATTGGGAGAGGGGTAGACCCAGATCAGATGTCTCGTGCCGTTTATGTGGCGAGTATTTGATCCAAAACGCCGTCGACGTTTTCGCAGATATCATTGTTGTGAACGCGGACAACTTTGTAACCGAGCGCCATCAACGTTTGTGTGCGCTTAGAATCGTGGGCGAGTTCGGACGGCGTATCGTGCGTGCCGCCATCAATTTCCACGATCGAGCGCGCATCGCGGCAAGCAAAGTCGACGTAATAATTTTCAATCGGGAATTGCCGAACGAATTTGACCCCCCCGAGCCGCCGGTCGCGCAAGTGGAACCAGAGCTTGTCTTTGGCCGCTGTCGCGTTTGATCGAAGGACGCGGGCACGGTTTGCTTTCCATGGTTGCGTCCCGCGCATTCTGGCTCCCCCTGTCAAAATTGAAGTTGTGCCGCCCCTCACCCTAACCCTGTCCCCGCCCGGACGGGGAGAGGGAATGATCGAGAAATATTTCAGAATCTCGCGAGTGGTGATAAGCGCTGCCGATGATATCGATGCTTAATTCCCTGTGGGTCGAGCGGCTGACGCTGACGAATTTTCGCAGCTATGTTTCGGCCAGCGTTGCGACCGACGCGGGGCCGCAGGTGATCGTTGGCGCGAACGGGTCGGGCAAGACCAATCTGCTCGAAGCGTTGTCGCTGCTTTCGCCGGGCACGGGCTTGCGGCGCGTGCCGTTCATTGAATTGGCGCGCGCTGGGGGCGACGGCGGTTTCGCGATTGCGGCGCATGCGCATACGCTCGCGGGTCCGGCGGATATCGGCACTGGGTTGGCGGCGGGCTCCCAGACGAGCGCGCGGGCAGAGGGTTCAGGACGAACCGGCCGCATCGTTCGTATCGATGGCTCGGCGCAGTCCGGTTCCGGCATTCTTGCCGACTATCTCGAAATCGTCTGGGTGACACCGGCGATGGACGGGCTTTTCACGGGGCCGGCTTCCGAGCGGCGGCGTTTTCTCGACCGCTTGATCCTGTGCTTCGATCACAGCTACCGGACGATCGCCGGGCGGTTCGAGCGGGCGATGACGAGCCGCAACCGCCTGCTTGCCGACGGCGTGCGCGACAACGCGCAGCTTTCCGGCTTCGAGCAGGTGATGGCGGAGACGGGTGTCGCGGTTGCGGCTGCCCGGCTCGAAGCTGTGGCGGCGATGGCTGCAATCGTCGAGACGCGGCGCGAGCGCGATCCAAATTCCGCGTTTCCGTGGTCGTCGTTCCGGCTCGTCGGAACCATCGAGGACGATCTCAAGCGTCTTTCGGCCGTCGAGGCGGAAGATGCCTATGCGCGAACGCTCCGCGAAACGCGCGAACGCGACCGTGCGGCGAGCCGTACGCTCGATGGGCCGCATCGTTCCGATCTGATCGTCGAGCACGGTCCGAAGGCGCTCGAAGCGCGTCAGTGTTCGACTGGCGAGCAGAAGGCTCTACTTCTCGGGCTCGTGCTCGCGCACGCGGAGCTTCTGACGGAGCGGCAGGAGGGGGCCGCGCCCATTCTCCTCCTCGATGAAATCACGGCGCATCTCGACGTCCACCGGAGGGGTGCGTTGTTTGCGGAAATTCTCCGGCTTGGAGCGCAAGCCTGGATGACCGGGACGGACGCGGAAGCGTTCTCGGCGCTGCGGGAAAAGGCACGATTCTGGGGGGTGGAAGAGGGAAAGATCGGGGCCCTTCGTTAAGTCCGCCGATCGGGACAAACGGCCACATCCAAAACACTGTAAAACAAGGGCTTTTCGGCCTCGATTTATGACGATTTTTTAGGGCTTTTCGGGGCGGTTTGTGCTATAAAAACGGACCATAATTCCGTCCGCTGAGAAAGCCCGCTAATGAACGCCCAACCGCTCAAGAAAACACCTGCGCCGGATGACTACGGCGAGGACAGCATCAAGATGCTGAAGGGGCTCGATGCGGTTCGGAAACGTCCCGGCATGTACATCGGCGACACCGATGACGGATCGGGTCTCCACCACATGATCTACGAAGTCGTCGACAACGCCGTCGACGAGGTTCTGGCGGGTCATGCGCATGCCTGCACGGTGACGCTGAACCCCGACGGGTCGTGCACGGTGCGCGACGACGGGCGCGGCATTCCGACCGGCATCAAGCGTGACGACGATCAGGTGCCGAAGCGTTCGGCTGCCGAGATCGTGTTCACCGAGCTTCACGCGGGCGGCAAGTTCGACCAGAACTCGTACAAAGTTTCGGGCGGTCTGCACGGCGTCGGCGTGTCGGTCGTCAACGCGCTGTCGTCTTGGCTCAAGTGCCGGATCTGGCGCGAGGGCAAGGAGCACTTCATCGAGTTTCACAACGGCAACGCTATTGCGCCGTTGAAGGTCGTCGGCGACGCCGGTGAGGAACGCGGTACCGAAGTCACGTTCCTGCCGAGCACAGAGACGTTTCACAACGTAACGGAATTCGACTTCGCGACGCTCGAGCATCGCTTGCGCGAACTCGCGTTTTTGAACTCCGGTGCGAGGATCGTTCTGATCGATGCGCGCCATGCCGACGTGAAGCGCCAGGAATTCAATTACGATGGCGGCACGGCCGCTTTCGTCCGTTTTCTCGATCGATCGAAGTCGTCGGCGCTGCCCGAGCCGATCATGATCCATGCGGAGAAGGACGGCATCACGGTCGAAGCAGCTCTCTGGTGGAACGACAGCTATCACGAGACCGTGCTTACCTTCACGAACAATATTCCGCAGCGCGACGGCGGCACGCATCTCGCCGGCTTCCGCAGCGCGTTGACGCGCATCGTCAACAAGTACGCGGAAGAGAGCGGTATCGCGAAGAAGGAGAAGGTCGCGCTTTCGGGCGACGATGCGCGCGAAGGTTTGACGTGCGTGCTTTCTGTGAAGGTGCCCGACCCGAAGTTTTCGTCGCAGACGAAGGACAAGCTCGTTTCGTCGGAAGTGAAGCCGGTCGTGGAATCGGCTGTCGGCGACCAGCTCGGCGCGTGGTTCGAGGAGCATCCGAAAGAAGCGAAGGTCATCGTCGGCAAGATCGTCGAGGCGGCGCTTGCCCGTGAGGCTGCGCGCAAGGCTCGAGATCTGACGCGGCGGAAAGGTGCGCTCGACGGGCTGCGTCTGCCGGGCGGTCTCGCCGAGTGCCAGGATCGCGACGCGTCGAAAACGGAAATGTTCATCGTCGAGGGCGACTCGGCGGGCGGTTCCGCCAAGCAGGGCCGTAAGCGCGAGTTCCAGGCCGTGCTGCCGATCCGAGGTAAAATTCTGAACGTCGAGCGCGCCCGCACCGACAAGATGCTGTCGTCGGAGCAGGTGACGAACATCATCGCCGCGCTCGGCACCGGCATCGGGCGTGACGAATTCAAGCTCGACAAGCTTCGCTATCACAAGATCATCATCATGACGGACGCCGACGTCGATGGCGCGCACATCCGTACGCTGCTGCTGACGTTCTTCTACCGGCAGATGCCGGAGCTCGTTGAAAAGGGCCACGTCTACATCGCGCAGCCGCCGCTCTACAAAGTGGCGAAAGGCAAGTCGCATTCGTACCTGAAGGACGAACGGGCGCTCGAGGATTACCTGATCGATCAGGGCCTCGTCGACGCCGTGCTGATCGGCGGCGACGGCACTGAGCGGGCGGGCCGGGATTTGCGCGACGTCGTCGAGCAGGCGCGGCAGATCGCGGGCGGCATCAACGCGTTGCATTCACGGTATAACCGAAATGTCGTCGAGCAGGGCGCCATCGGCGGTGTGTTCGACGCGTCGATCCTGTCGACGCCCGATTCACAGAGGGCCGACGAGATTGCCCAGAGGATCGCCGGACGTCTCGATTCCATCGCCGAAGAGATGGAAACGGGATGGCAGGGCAGCTACGGCAACGACGGGTATGTCTTCAAGCGCGAGGTTCGCGGCGTCACCGAGGTTCAGATACTCGATCGGGCGCTCTTGGGTTCGCTCGATGCGCGGCGCTTGAACGAGCGTCACGAACATCTCGTCGAACTCTACAACACGCCGGCGAAGCTCAAGCGCAAAGATAAGACCGAGATCATCACCGGTCCGCGTTCGCTGCTCCAAGCGGTGTACGAGGTGGGCCGGAAGGGTCTCGATCTGCAGCGCTACAAAGGTCTGGGCGAGATGAATCCCGAGCAGCTTTGGGAGACGACGCTCGATCCGGACGTGCGCACCCTGCTACAGGTGAAGGTCGGCGATCTCGCCGAGGCCGACGAGATTTTCGCCAAGCTGATGGGCGATGTCGTCGAGCCGCGGCGCGAGTTCATCCAGGAAAACGCGCTCAACGTTTCGAACTTGGACGTGTGAGGATACCGGCGCCCGCGCTGTGCGGCGCCAAGCAAACTTTCCGGATGGAAATTGCCTCTGGATCCCGGCTCGCTTTGTGCGGCCGGGATGGGACTAGCGAGGCCCCCTCACACACCTGTAATCCTCGGGCTTGTCCCGAGGATCCATCGTTCCGCATCGACGGTGCCCGCTGCCCGATGGATCCTCGGCATGAAGCCGAGGATG includes:
- the dnaA gene encoding chromosomal replication initiator protein DnaA; this translates as MQAAQKAESQDVGSGQGAESPTSAVEGRGQKVRAMLKVQLGDEVYSSWFKSLEFESFDGRIVKVSVPVKFVRNWIQEHYSDHLLHCSRIEFATVERVEVVWRQPGAVAQRPGEVRSQDANHAVIAATPPPAAHTDLPQRPAALRAPVLPVQRTSAGGLEGSPLDPRYTFDSFVVGASNRMAHAGATQVAETVLSGAPGYNPLYIHSQVGLGKSHLLHAIAWEVKKRAPNAQVLYLTAERFRYQFVEALRSSDPLAFKERFRNINMLLIDDLEFLQGERTEQEFDHIINALLDGGKQVVVASARAPNQIERLNERMRSRLQRGLVTELQSLDHELRLKVLDKRLAEKRAADPSFSLSRDVVDLLALRLTENGRELEGAVTRLYATWQYMRTPITLDIAETVIRDLVQNLEPRRIKIEDILRIISRHYGVSKGDLLSQRRHRSVVWPRQIGMYLAKHLTARSLPEIGRRFGGRDHTTVLHAIRKIEGEISKNPNLGDELEELKRLLNH
- the dnaN gene encoding DNA polymerase III subunit beta, with protein sequence MRLEIERGELLKALSHVTSVVERRTTIPILSNIMLKATGDVLMFKATDLEREVSESVSAKVATPGTLTVPAHVLHDIVRKLPDGAEIEMKRDGDKERLTITSGHSRFSLQMLSADDFPDLAVGEIGHEFTIEAGDLKRLIDKTRFAISTEETRYYLNGIYLHPAETNGTKTLRAVATDGHRLAQVELPLPKGAEGMPGVIVPRKTVHELARLLEDTSAKVKVGVSQTKVRFEIGPVVLTSKLIDGTFPDYGRVIPHNNDKEMKVPNASFKSAVDRVSTIASERGRAVKLNVGKDKLILTVNNPEGGSATEEISVGYSSGPLEIGFNARYLLDIADQLESEDARFLLADPGSPTMVRDGGDGSALYVLMPMRV
- a CDS encoding endonuclease domain-containing protein, which gives rise to MRGTQPWKANRARVLRSNATAAKDKLWFHLRDRRLGGVKFVRQFPIENYYVDFACRDARSIVEIDGGTHDTPSELAHDSKRTQTLMALGYKVVRVHNNDICENVDGVLDQILAT
- the recF gene encoding DNA replication/repair protein RecF, whose product is MLNSLWVERLTLTNFRSYVSASVATDAGPQVIVGANGSGKTNLLEALSLLSPGTGLRRVPFIELARAGGDGGFAIAAHAHTLAGPADIGTGLAAGSQTSARAEGSGRTGRIVRIDGSAQSGSGILADYLEIVWVTPAMDGLFTGPASERRRFLDRLILCFDHSYRTIAGRFERAMTSRNRLLADGVRDNAQLSGFEQVMAETGVAVAAARLEAVAAMAAIVETRRERDPNSAFPWSSFRLVGTIEDDLKRLSAVEAEDAYARTLRETRERDRAASRTLDGPHRSDLIVEHGPKALEARQCSTGEQKALLLGLVLAHAELLTERQEGAAPILLLDEITAHLDVHRRGALFAEILRLGAQAWMTGTDAEAFSALREKARFWGVEEGKIGALR
- the gyrB gene encoding DNA topoisomerase (ATP-hydrolyzing) subunit B, which gives rise to MNAQPLKKTPAPDDYGEDSIKMLKGLDAVRKRPGMYIGDTDDGSGLHHMIYEVVDNAVDEVLAGHAHACTVTLNPDGSCTVRDDGRGIPTGIKRDDDQVPKRSAAEIVFTELHAGGKFDQNSYKVSGGLHGVGVSVVNALSSWLKCRIWREGKEHFIEFHNGNAIAPLKVVGDAGEERGTEVTFLPSTETFHNVTEFDFATLEHRLRELAFLNSGARIVLIDARHADVKRQEFNYDGGTAAFVRFLDRSKSSALPEPIMIHAEKDGITVEAALWWNDSYHETVLTFTNNIPQRDGGTHLAGFRSALTRIVNKYAEESGIAKKEKVALSGDDAREGLTCVLSVKVPDPKFSSQTKDKLVSSEVKPVVESAVGDQLGAWFEEHPKEAKVIVGKIVEAALAREAARKARDLTRRKGALDGLRLPGGLAECQDRDASKTEMFIVEGDSAGGSAKQGRKREFQAVLPIRGKILNVERARTDKMLSSEQVTNIIAALGTGIGRDEFKLDKLRYHKIIIMTDADVDGAHIRTLLLTFFYRQMPELVEKGHVYIAQPPLYKVAKGKSHSYLKDERALEDYLIDQGLVDAVLIGGDGTERAGRDLRDVVEQARQIAGGINALHSRYNRNVVEQGAIGGVFDASILSTPDSQRADEIAQRIAGRLDSIAEEMETGWQGSYGNDGYVFKREVRGVTEVQILDRALLGSLDARRLNERHEHLVELYNTPAKLKRKDKTEIITGPRSLLQAVYEVGRKGLDLQRYKGLGEMNPEQLWETTLDPDVRTLLQVKVGDLAEADEIFAKLMGDVVEPRREFIQENALNVSNLDV